A genomic window from Brassica oleracea var. oleracea cultivar TO1000 chromosome C8, BOL, whole genome shotgun sequence includes:
- the LOC106311700 gene encoding serine carboxypeptidase-like 10 isoform X2, which produces MVANIIYLDQPVGAGFSYSRTPLDKTSDTNEAKMIHEFLQKWLSKHPQFLSNPFYVTGDSYSGKTIPALVQEISKGNYICCKPLINLQGYVLGNPVTHPEIEENYRIPFSHGMSLISDELYESLKRNCEGNYGNVDPRNTKCLKLVEEYHKCTDKINTQHILLPDCDDKSNSSNTSPDCYYYLYYLIECWANNERVREALHVEKGTKGHWQRCNWTIPYNQDIISSVPYHMNNSISGYRSLIYSGDHDITMPFQGTQAWIKSLNYSIIDDWRPWMIEAQIAGYTRTYSNKMTYATIKGGGHTAEYKPNETFIMFQRWISGHAL; this is translated from the exons ATG GTGGCGAACATAATATACTTGGATCAACCTGTTGGAGCTGGCTTCTCCTACTCAAGAACTCCACTTGATAAAACTAGTGACACAAATGAAGCAAAGATGATCCATGAGTTTCTTCAAAAG TGGCTAAGCAAGCATCCACAGTTTCTCTCCAACCCGTTTTACGTTACCGGAGATTCTTATTCCGGCAAGACTATTCCAGCTCTCGTTCAAGAAATCTCAAAAG GAAATTATATATGTTGCAAACCTCTCATTAATCTACAG GGTTATGTGCTGGGAAACCCAGTAACACATCCTGAAATTGAAGAAAACTATCGTATTCCATTTTCACATGGAATGTCATTAATCTCTGACGAACTATACGAG TCATTGAAGAGAAATTGCGAAGGAAATTATGGAAATGTGGATCCACGTAACACAAAATGTTTGAAACTTGTTGAAGAATACCATAAG TGCACTGACAAAATAAACACACAACATATATTATTACCAGATTGCGATGACAAAAGTAATTCATCAAATACATCTCCTGATTGTTAT TATTATCTATATTATCTCATTGAATGTTGGGCCAACAACGAGAGAGTTCGCGAAGCTCTTCATGTTGAAAAG GGGACTAAAGGACATTGGCAGCGATGTAACTGGACTATTCCATACAATCAAGACATTATAAGCAGCGTACCTTATCATATGAATAACAGCATCAGCGGATATCGATCTCTTATTTATAG TGGTGATCATGACATCACGATGCCATTCCAAGGAACTCAAGCTTGGATCAAATCTCTGAATTACTCCATCATTGATGACTGGAGGCCATGGATGATAGAAGCTCAAATCGCTGG ATACACGAGAACTTATTCCAATAAGATGACATATGCGACCATCAAA GGAGGTGGACACACAGCAGAGTATAAACCAAACGAGACATTTATCATGTTCCAAAGGTGGATCAGTGGCCATGCTTTGTAA
- the LOC106307185 gene encoding putative glycosyltransferase 7: MVSPEASHFQSSPMAKYAGARARPVICFNDVVLFLGGAFMSLILVWSFFSFSNSPNLTFSADKTDGSTKCTRGIDMRYDPTDPVFYDDPDLSYTIEKPVKNWDEKRKRWLELHPSFIPGSENRTVMITGSQSGPCKNPIGDHLLLRFFKNKVDYCRIHGHDIFYSNALLHPKMKSFWAKLPAVKAAMIAHPEAEWIWWVDSDALFTDMDFTPPFHRYRNHNLVVHGWPGVVYDDRSWTALNAGVFLIRNCQWSMELIDTWTSMGPVSPDFAKWGEIQRSIFKDKLFPESDDQTALIYLLFKHKEVYYPKIYLEGEYYFEGYWLEIVPGLANITERYLEMEREDATLRRRHAEKVSERYAAFREERFLRGESGGKGSKRRPFVTHFTGCQPCSGDHNTMYDGDTCWNGMIKAINFADNQVMRRYGFVHSDLGKTSPLQPVPFDYPDEPW, from the coding sequence ATGGTCTCGCCTGAGGCATCGCATTTCCAATCATCTCCGATGGCAAAATACGCCGGAGCAAGAGCCAGACCGGTCATCTGTTTCAACGACGTCGTTCTCTTCCTCGGCGGAGCTTTTATGTCTCTCATCCTCGTCTGGTCTTTCTTCTCCTTCTCAAACTCCCCAAACCTCACCTTCTCCGCCGACAAAACCGACGGCTCCACCAAATGCACTCGCGGAATCGATATGCGGTACGATCCAACCGACCCGGTTTTCTACGACGACCCGGATCTATCCTACACAATCGAAAAACCGGTTAAGAACTGGGACGAGAAGCGAAAACGTTGGTTAGAGCTACACCCCTCGTTCATCCCCGGATCCGAGAACCGGACGGTTATGATAACCGGTTCTCAATCCGGTCCGTGTAAAAACCCGATCGGAGACCATCTCTTGCTCCGGTTCTTCAAGAACAAAGTCGATTACTGCCGAATCCACGGCCACGACATCTTCTACAGCAACGCGCTTCTCCACCCGAAGATGAAATCGTTCTGGGCGAAGCTCCCGGCGGTTAAAGCGGCGATGATTGCTCACCCGGAGGCGGAGTGGATCTGGTGGGTCGATTCCGATGCTCTCTTCACCGACATGGATTTCACTCCGCCGTTTCACCGTTACCGTAACCATAACCTCGTCGTTCACGGCTGGCCTGGAGTTGTTTACGATGATCGGAGCTGGACGGCGCTAAACGCCGGCGTTTTCCTCATCAGGAACTGTCAGTGGTCGATGGAGCTGATTGACACGTGGACAAGCATGGGCCCGGTGAGTCCTGACTTCGCTAAGTGGGGAGAGATCCAACGGTCGATATTTAAAGATAAGCTGTTTCCGGAATCGGACGATCAGACGGCTCTGATCTATCTGCTGTTTAAACACAAAGAGGTGTATTATCCTAAGATATACCTCGAAGGAGAGTATTATTTCGAAGGGTACTGGTTGGAGATCGTACCGGGTTTAGCCAACATAACCGAGCGGTATCTCGAGATGGAACGAGAGGACGCCACGTTGCGCAGGAGGCACGCCGAGAAAGTGAGCGAGCGATACGCTGCGTTTCGAGAGGAGAGGTTCCTGCGAGGAGAAAGCGGCGGGAAAGGGAGTAAACGGAGACCGTTCGTCACGCATTTCACGGGGTGTCAGCCTTGTAGTGGGGACCACAATACGATGTACGACGGTGACACGTGTTGGAATGGGATGATCAAAGCCATTAATTTTGCTGATAATCAAGTGATGCGTAGGTATGGGTTCGTACACTCGGATCTAGGCAAGACCTCCCCACTTCAACCTGTACCGTTCGATTATCCTGATGAGCCCTGGTGA
- the LOC106311245 gene encoding uncharacterized protein LOC106311245 has product MSMCNILIFAALLLSFMITASVARPYSTLQSKDTETEKKCETNECLIKSTLDAHLDYIYTQSPPPKLHTVVKEIGTLCETEECLMKATSSAHLDYIYTQKSPPQH; this is encoded by the exons ATGTCAATGTGTAACATCCTAATCTTCGCAGCCCTTTTACTCAGCTTCATGATTACTGCTTCGGTAGCCCGTCCATACTCGACTCTCCAGAGCAAAGATACG GAGACGGAGAAGAAGTGTGAAACGAACGAGTGTCTGATAAAATCGACGTTGGATGCTCATCTTGACTACATCTATACCCAATCGCCTCCCCCGAAACTGCATACAGTCGTTAAA GAAATAGGAACACTATGTGAAACGGAGGAATGTTTGATGAAAGCAACGTCAAGTGCTCACCTGGATTACATCTACACTCAGAAGTCTCCTCCACAACATTAA
- the LOC106310391 gene encoding VQ motif-containing protein 29: MEATSQPCFSHNYRRSSENYNSSLHSTRKQPAKPWKRPVTASLQRMHPRVYRVEPVNFKELVQSLTGAPQDHERDQVHQVETKPLLKMQHGLVEVRQPLKIFHETTTQENPVAFDLSPSSSRFWEAFPLLSPANLSRW; encoded by the coding sequence ATGGAAGCTACTTCACAGCCTTGTTTCTCTCATAATTACCGTAGATCATCTGAAAACTACAACTCATCGCTCCATTCGACACGAAAGCAACCAGCAAAGCCATGGAAAAGACCCGTAACAGCTTCGCTTCAACGAATGCATCCCAGAGTTTACCGAGTCGAGCCTGTGAACTTCAAAGAGTTGGTTCAGAGTCTAACCGGCGCACCACAAGATCATGAGAGAGATCAGGTGCATCAAGTTGAAACTAAGCCACTACTCAAGATGCAACACGGTCTAGTTGAGGTTAGGCAGCCACTTAAGATTTTCCATGAAACAACAACTCAAGAGAACCCAGTGGCGTTTGATCTGTCTCCTTCATCATCTCGTTTTTGGGAAGCTTTCCCTCTTCTCAGTCCTGCGAATCTATCAAGATGGTAG
- the LOC106311700 gene encoding serine carboxypeptidase-like 10 isoform X1, whose amino-acid sequence MSLTLKLYLLLLLVLSHYVDSGSIVKFLPGFEGPLPFELETGYIGIGEEEEVQLFYYFIKSEKNPKEDPLLIWLNGGPGCSSLEGLFFENGPVGLKFEVYNGSLVSLVSSTYSWTQVANIIYLDQPVGAGFSYSRTPLDKTSDTNEAKMIHEFLQKWLSKHPQFLSNPFYVTGDSYSGKTIPALVQEISKGNYICCKPLINLQGYVLGNPVTHPEIEENYRIPFSHGMSLISDELYESLKRNCEGNYGNVDPRNTKCLKLVEEYHKCTDKINTQHILLPDCDDKSNSSNTSPDCYYYLYYLIECWANNERVREALHVEKGTKGHWQRCNWTIPYNQDIISSVPYHMNNSISGYRSLIYSGDHDITMPFQGTQAWIKSLNYSIIDDWRPWMIEAQIAGYTRTYSNKMTYATIKGGGHTAEYKPNETFIMFQRWISGHAL is encoded by the exons ATGAGTTTGACACTAAAGCTTTATCTTCTACTTCTACTTGTCTTGAGTCATTATGTTGATTCTGGCTCTATCGTCAAGTTTCTTCCCGGTTTTGAAGGCCCTCTTCCTTTCGAGCTTGAAACAGG GTACATCGGCATTGGTGAGGAAGAGGAAGTGCAATTGTTCTACTACTTCATCAAATCTGAGAAGAATCCAAAAGAAGATCCTCTTCTTATTTGGTTAAACGGAGGACCTGGATGCTCTTCTCTGGAAGGCCTTTTTTTTGAGAATG GACCTGTGGGTCTGAAGTTTGAGGTTTACAATGGAAGTCTAGTTTCTTTGGTCTCTTCTACATATTCATGGACACAG GTGGCGAACATAATATACTTGGATCAACCTGTTGGAGCTGGCTTCTCCTACTCAAGAACTCCACTTGATAAAACTAGTGACACAAATGAAGCAAAGATGATCCATGAGTTTCTTCAAAAG TGGCTAAGCAAGCATCCACAGTTTCTCTCCAACCCGTTTTACGTTACCGGAGATTCTTATTCCGGCAAGACTATTCCAGCTCTCGTTCAAGAAATCTCAAAAG GAAATTATATATGTTGCAAACCTCTCATTAATCTACAG GGTTATGTGCTGGGAAACCCAGTAACACATCCTGAAATTGAAGAAAACTATCGTATTCCATTTTCACATGGAATGTCATTAATCTCTGACGAACTATACGAG TCATTGAAGAGAAATTGCGAAGGAAATTATGGAAATGTGGATCCACGTAACACAAAATGTTTGAAACTTGTTGAAGAATACCATAAG TGCACTGACAAAATAAACACACAACATATATTATTACCAGATTGCGATGACAAAAGTAATTCATCAAATACATCTCCTGATTGTTAT TATTATCTATATTATCTCATTGAATGTTGGGCCAACAACGAGAGAGTTCGCGAAGCTCTTCATGTTGAAAAG GGGACTAAAGGACATTGGCAGCGATGTAACTGGACTATTCCATACAATCAAGACATTATAAGCAGCGTACCTTATCATATGAATAACAGCATCAGCGGATATCGATCTCTTATTTATAG TGGTGATCATGACATCACGATGCCATTCCAAGGAACTCAAGCTTGGATCAAATCTCTGAATTACTCCATCATTGATGACTGGAGGCCATGGATGATAGAAGCTCAAATCGCTGG ATACACGAGAACTTATTCCAATAAGATGACATATGCGACCATCAAA GGAGGTGGACACACAGCAGAGTATAAACCAAACGAGACATTTATCATGTTCCAAAGGTGGATCAGTGGCCATGCTTTGTAA